From Vanrija pseudolonga chromosome 1, complete sequence, a single genomic window includes:
- the YBT1_4 gene encoding ATP-dependent bile acid permease, translating into MSSTDGLTPAQARLAALNRLKAKNKLAGASAPAAASGSGAHPYVHKPATVPSSARDMVQEQQQKEPAAPLPRDSRLGKYFEYDLSKLHNSRGGFLTVDDLEGDRIKSVVELAREKQREKQLIREGEEPAIFPDSSPRCSECNSLEIDHQFLKVFDVKVCNKCKKEKPEKYSLLTKTECKEDYLLTDPELRDTDLLPHLLKPNPHAASYSNMMLFLRFQVEEVAWKKWGGEEGLDAEWARREDMKKRKREEKFESGLRDLRKRTRNNLFQRQQEAQHVHEFVDADEVLDENGDIKQVQVYLVNAGVALAAFGAVLVLASAARRKLQPAEQKTTAAGLVPPHGDNLARLEANVLVESLASDTLPADKDAAPLPLREAEKTIDGFRTTTPQAARRWDVAYRYIAVLGAAAWLAASVAVFVLGAGDWRPLVFPAFTFAIAFLPSAPVVPLVTLHIVPAALLFRSLAIAPYTEWTPLAPAIVEIVYWSALVSVPYNDRLDRLLAGAVSHGGGSSGAAPTVPKHLEEPTSAFSRATYTFILPFLWKHYWKPVVLDDIPAIREDDGAAASLGAFRAFQARRDTVYAEKHDGQKRTRNLGIELILFFSPELAKQAIYSVIFCFMFYLPPVGLRLLLKFIEERRTSPQPNHVAWLYILMMASGQGLGVTAMGQCLMLGRRVCVRMRAIIIAEVFAKALRRQDTAGSVKKTKKATAGKDGKTEQGAAVEEEASGSTDGQIANLVAVDAFSISEVCAYIFYLVSGPVSLVINIVMLYQTLGVASLAGVAMLLVLMPFQALMGKLFTIFQRRLLSATDRRLDAVTEVMSHIKLIKFNAWESKFFDRMAVARKHELFVLGQRFALIVLQNTFVWGTPVLVAGSAFAVHVLVLGKQLDAQAFAALVLFNMLRDPVVLIQDTVTRLLQSYTSCTRIQTFLDEPDTLKYSQLSVPGPSDPSIGFTDAIFVYPGSEEQEVGADDDATVSQPFHLGELDLSFPVGQLSLVTGPVGSGKTTLILSLLGETTLLKGKFFMPDDKANRELCAVDPATGLSDTVAYCAQTPWLVGASIRENIVFGTAYDEARYKAVVHACALERDFEIFDLGDATEVGEKGTTCSGGQKARIALARAVYSSAKTVILDDVISAVDAQTARHIYVHVLQGPLMQGRTCILVTHAVSLVVPAAAFVVQLDDGHVTASGTPAELVASGSLTIAEELHTPPPEEVKAVIEASADDETIVAEPGEDTIEEELDGLEHDALIAKKAADAAKAATIDNSGKQLVQSETSTQGAVNFGNYELYFRAMGSASFWIVLPILYVGTQALQVITNAWIRDWATASEAGKQAGLMAYISVGRSATSYLLVYVALSGLYLLGVASRTGLTFVGSLHASDRLYKRLLRRILGAKMRFFDSTPSGRILNRLSKDIASIDQEAAEVLAIFVNCVLICAAVVVVIVYTTPAFVFSLAVILVLYWFVGTLYVTTSREIKRYDSTTRSPIFVSFSEALVGMSTIRSYGDSARFTRKLISEIDANTRCFWYLWQCNRVLNNLSNFVGMLVTISASALAIYTPGVDAGAVGFSVMYALSFTETVLWVVRLYAAAEMSMNSVERVAEYLDLDVEEEPDKKGEEPPAYWPSRDSSVVVEKLTCKYAPQLDPVLREVSFTIGPKEKIGICGRTGSGKSTLALSFFRFLHQESGRIIIDGLDISKLSLSTLRSRLTILPQEAQLFSGSIRDNMDPFGQHEDYEVWEALRQCGLAGRTPGPSQAASRAASRAASRAVSRAASTVDLEAASDVGSDAVEERVMIRSLDEQVAVGGKNFRLLKLRTSSFLIMDESTANLDHATDTTIQNVLRTGLADTQMLVIAHRLMTVGGLDK; encoded by the exons atgtcgtcgacaGACGGGctcacgccggcgcaggcgcggctcgcggcgctgaaCCGTCTCAAGGCGAAGAACAAGCTCGCGGGCGCCAGtgcgccggcagcagcgagcgggagcggcgcgcaccCCTACGTCCACAAGCCGGCGACAGTtccttcctcggcgcgagACATGgtgcaggagcagcagcagaaggAGCCGGCGGCTCCCCTGCCCAGAGACTCCCGCCTGGGCAAGTACTTTGAGTACGACCTCAGCAAGCTGCACAACTCGCGCGGTGGTTTCCTtaccgtcgacgacctcgaagGGGACAGGATCAAGAGTGTCGTTGAGCTCGCGCGGGAAAAGCAGCGCGAGAAGCAGCTCAtacgcgagggcgaggagccaG CCATCTTTCCagactcgtcgccgcgctgcagcgAGTGCAACTCGCTCGAGATCGACCACCAGTTCCTCAAGGTGTTTGACGTCAAGGTGTGCAACAAGTgcaagaaggagaagccgGAAAAGTACTCGCTGTTGACAAAGACGGAGTGCAAGGAG GACTACCTCCTCACCGACCCAGAGCTGAGAGATACGGACCTCCTCCCACACCTGCTCAAGCCGAACCCACACGCTGCATCGTACTCGAACATGATGCTCTTCCTCCGCTtccaggtcgaggaggtggcgtGGAAGAagtggggaggggaggaggggctcgacgccgagtgggcGCGTCGGGAGGACAtgaagaagcgcaagcgcgaaGAGAAGTTTGAGTCTGGCCTGCGCGA CCTCCGCAAACGCACACGAAACAACCTGttccagcgccagcaggaGGCCCAGCACGTTCACGAgtttgtcgacgccgacgaggtgctcgacgaaAACGGCGACATCAAGCAGGTGCAGGT CTACCTCGTCAACGcaggcgtcgcgctcgctgccttcggcgccgtgctcgtcctggcctctgcggcgcggcgcaagcTCCAGCCAGCCGAACagaagacgacggcggccggccTCGTCCCGCCCCACGGCGAcaacctcgcgcgcctcgaggccaacgtgctcgtcgagtcgCTCGCGTCCGACACCCTCCCAGCCGACAAGGACGCTGCACCCCTcccgctgcgcgaggccgagaagacgATCGACGGCTTCCGGACCACTACCccgcaggcggcgaggcggtgggaCGTGGCGTACCGATACATCGCGGTGCTTGGCGCCGCGGCTTggctcgccgcctcggttgcagtcttcgtcctcggcgccggtgatTGGCGCCCGCTCGTCTTCCCT GCCTTTACTTTCGCCatcgccttcctcccctccGCGCCCGTGGTCCCCCTCGTCACCCTCCACAtcgtccccgccgcgctcctgttccgctcgctcgcgatTGCGCCGTACACCGAGTGGacgcccctcgcccccgccatCGTCGAAATCGTCTACTGGTCCGCCCTCGTCAGCGTCCCGTACAATGATCGCCTGgaccgcctgctcgccggcgcggtgaGCCACGGCGGTGGCAGCTCGGGTGCGGCGCCTACCGTCCCCAAGCATCTCGAGGAGCCGACGT CCGCATTCTCCCGCGCCACATACACGTTCATCCTCCCCTTCCTTTGGAAGCACTACTGGAAGCCCGTGGTGCTGGACGACATCCCTGCTATCCGTGAGGATGACGGCGCGGCCGCAAGCCTCGGCGCCTTCCGGGCCTTccaggcgcgccgcgacacGGTCTACGCCGAGAAGCACGACGGTCAGAAGCGGACGAGGAacctcggcatcgagctTATCCTGTTCTTCTCTCCCGAGCTGGCAAAGCAAGCC ATCTACTCTGTCATCTTCTGCTTCATGTTCTACCTCCCTCCCGTgggcctccgcctcctcctcaagtTTATCGAGGAGCGCAGAacctcgccccagcccaaCCACGTCGCGTGGCTGTACATCCTCATGATGGCCAGCGGGCAGGGCCTCGGAGTAACGGCCATGGGCCAGTGTCTCATGCTCGGTcgccgtgtgtgtgtgcgcatgcgcgccatcatcatcgccgAGGTGTTTGCCAAGGCCCTGCGTCGTCAGGACACGGCCGGATCAGTCAAGAAGACCAAGAAGGCCACCGCgggcaaggacggcaagaCGGAGCAgggtgccgccgtcgaggaggaggcctcTGGCTCAACAGACGGTCAGatcgccaacctcgtcgccgtcgacgcgttcTCCATCTCCGAAGTCTGCGCCTACATCTTCTACCTCGTCTCCGGGCCCGTGTCCCTGGTCATCAACATCGTCATGCTCTACCAGACGCTCGgtgtcgcctcgctcgctggtGTGGCCATGCTCCTGGTGTTGATGCCCTTCCAGGCCTTGATGGGCAAGCTGTTCACAATCTTCCAGAGACGTCTCCTCTCCGCCACTGATCGCCGCCTCGATGCAGTCACCGAGGTCATGTCCCACATCAAGCTCATCAAGTTCAACGCCTGGGAGAGCAAGTTCTTCGACCGCATGGCTGTTGCGCGCAAGCACGAGTTGTTCGTTCTCGGCCAGCGCTTTGCCCTCATCGTCCTGCAGAACACCTTTGTCTGGGGTACTCCTGTTCTCGTGGCGGGCAGCGCCTTTGCCGTTCACGTTCTCGTGCTCGGCAAGCAGCTGGATGCCCAGGCATTCGCAGCCCTTGTCCTCTTCAACATGCTTCGCGACCCAGTTGTGCTCATCCAGGACACTGTCACTCGCCTCCTCCAGTCCTACACCTCGTGCACTCGTATCCAGAcgttcctcgacgagcctgACACTCTCAAGTACTCTCAGCTCTCCGTCCCCGGCCCCTCGGACCCGTCAATCGGCTTCACCGATGCCATCTTCGTGTACCCTGGTTCTGAGGAACAGGAGGTGGgagcagacgacgacgcgactgTCAGCCAGCCCTTCCACCTCGGTGAGCTCGACCTCTCCTTCCCCGTTGGCCAGCTCAGTCTCGTCACTGGCCCCGTTGGCTCCGGCAAGACGACCTTGATCCTCTCACTCCTCGGCGAGACCACTCTCCTCAAGGGCAAGTTCTTCATGCCTGACGACAAGGCCAACCGTGAGCTCTGCGCTGTCGACCCGGCAACCGGCCTCAGTGACACAGTCGCGTACTGTGCCCAAACCCCCTGGCTGGTCGGCGCGTCCATCCGCGAGAACATTGTCTTTGGCACCGCCTACGACGAGGCTCGCTACAAGGCTGTCGTTCACGCCTGTGCCCTGGAGCGCGACTTTGAGATCTTCGACCTTGGCGACGCAACAGAAGTCGGTGAGAAGGGCACCACCTGCAGCGGCGGACAGAAGGCTCGTATCGCCCTCGCACGCGCCGTCTACTCGTCAGCCAAGaccgtcatcctcgacgacgtcatcTCGGCAGTGGACGCCCAGACCGCTCGCCACATTTATGTCCATGTTCTCCAGGGCCCGCTGATGCAGGGCCGCACCTGCATCCTCGTCACGCACGCTGTCAGTCTCGTTGTTCCTGCCGCTGCCTTTGTGGttcagctcgacgacggccacgtcACAGCCAGCGGTACGCCAGCCGAGCTGGTCGCTTCGGGAAGCCTCAccatcgccgaggagcttcACACGCCCCCTCCAGAGGAGGTCAAGGCTGTCATTGAAGCCTCGGCAGACGATGAGACCATTGTCGCGGAGCCGGGAGAGGACACcatcgaggaggagctggacgGTCTTGAGCATGACGCCTTGATCGCGAAGAAGGCTGCTGAtgcggccaaggccgcaaCCATCGACAACTCGGGCAAGCAGCTAGTCCAGAGCGAGACGTCAACCCAAGGCGCTGTCAACTTTGGCAACTACGAGCTGTACTTCCGCGCCATGGGTAGCGCTTCATTCTGGATCGTCCTGCCCATCCTCTACGTCGGTACTCAGGCGCTTCAGGTCATCACCAACGCCTGGATCCGCGactgggcgacggcgagcgaggctgGCAAGCAAGCGGGCCTAATGGCCTACATCTCCGTGGGCCGCTCTGCGACATCCTACCTGCTTGTCTATGTCGCCCTCTCCGGTCTGTACCTCCTGGGTGTCGCATCGCGCACTGGCCTCACGTTTGTCGGATCCCTTCACGCCAGTGACAGGCTGTACAAGCGTCTCCTACGCcgcatcctcggcgccaagatGAGATTCTTCGATTCGACACCGTCGGGCCGCATCCTGAACCGTCTGAGCAAGGATATTGCGTCCATCGACCAGGAGGCTGCCGAAGTCCTGGCCATCTTTGTCAACTGCGTCCTCATCTgtgctgccgtcgtcgtcgtcatcgtctaCACGACGCCCGCATTCGTcttctcgctcgccgtcatcCTGGTCCTCTACTGGTTTGTCGGCACCCTGTACGTGACAACCAGCCGCGAAATCAAGCGTTACGACAGCACAACCAGGTCGCCCATCTTTGTGTCCTTCtccgaggcgctcgtcggcatgAGTACCATCCGCTCGTACGGCGACTCGGCCCGCTTCACCCGCAAGCTGATCTCGGAGATCGACGCCAACACGCGCTGCTTCTGGTACCTCTGGCAGTGTAACCGTGTCCTCAACAACCTCAGCAACTTTGTTGGCATGCTTGTCACCATCTCTgcctcggccctcgccaTTTACACTCCTGGTGTGGACGCCGGAGCTGTCGGCTTCTCCGTCATGTATGCGC TGTCATTCACCGAGACGGTTCTCTGGGTCGTCCGCCTCTATGCGGCCGCAGAGATGTCGATGAACAGTGTCGAGCGTGTGGCGGAGT ACCTCGACCTGGACGTCGAAGAGGAGCCAGACAAAAAGGGAGAGGAGCCCCCTGCTTACTGGCCGTCTCGCGACAGCTCTGTTGTCGTCGAAAAGCTCACCTGCAAGTACGCACCGCAGCTCGACCCTGTTCTTCGCGAGGTTTCCTTCACAATTGGGCCCAAGGAGAAGATTGGCATCTGCGGTCGTACCGGCTCGGGCAAGAGCACACTTGCCCTCTCATTCTTCCGCTTCCTTCACCAAGAGAGCGGTCGCATCATCATTGACGGGCTGGACATCAGCAAGCTGTCGCTCTCCACCCTCCGCTCGCGCCTCACCATCCTTCCCCAGGAAGCCCAGCTCTTCTCTGGTAGCATCCGGGACAACATGGATCCCTTTGGCCAGCACGAGGACTACGAGGTGTGGGAGGCGCTGCGCCAATGTGGCCTGGCAGGTAGAACGCCGGGGCCTTCCCAGGCTGCCAGCCGTGCCGCGAGCCGGGCTGCGAGTCGGGCCGTCAGCAGGGCGGCCTCGactgtcgacctcgaggcggccagcGACGTGGGATCAGATGCTGTCGAGGAGAGAGTAATGATCCGCAGCCTTGATGAGCAGGTTGCTGTCGGAGGCAAGAACTTCA GATTGCTCAAGCTTCGCACGTCGTCATTCTTGATCATGGATGAGTCGACTGCCAACTTGGATCATGCGACCGACACGACGATTCAAAATGTGCTGCGAACTGGTCTTGCCGACACCCAGATGCTTGTGATTGCCCACCGTCTCATGACCGTGGGTGGACTTGACAAGTAG